The Gymnogyps californianus isolate 813 chromosome 5, ASM1813914v2, whole genome shotgun sequence genome contains a region encoding:
- the SNAP23 gene encoding synaptosomal-associated protein 23, protein MAELSPEEIQLRANQVTDESLESTRRILGLAIESQDVGIKTITMLDEQGEQLNRIEEGMDQINKDMREAEKTLTELNKCCGLCVCPCNRTKNFEASKAYRATWGDGTENSADHVISMQPRSINQQQPQTSGGPSGGYITRITNDAREDEMDENLAQVGNILGNLKNMALDMGNEIDAQNKQIDRINVKADTNRERIEQANIRAKKLIDN, encoded by the exons ATGGCTGAACTATCGCCTGAAGAAATTCAGCTGAGGGCCAACCAGGTCACTGATGAG tCTTTGGAAAGCACAAGGAGGATTCTTGGCTTGGCCATTGAG tccCAGGATGTTGGCATCAAAACTATCACCATGCTAGATGAACAGGGAG AACAACTAAATCGCATAGAAGAAGGCATGGACCAGATAAATAAGGAtatgagagaagcagagaagacaCTGACAGAGCTCAACAAATGTTGTGGGCTCTGTGTCTGTCCTTGTAACAG GACAAAGAACTTTGAGGCTAGCAAGGCATACAGAGCAACCTGGGGAGATGGAACAGAGAACTCAGCAGATCATGTGATATCGATGCAACCAAGAAGTATAAATCAGCAGCAGCCTCAGACTTCTGGAGGACCAAGTGGTGGATATATTACAAG GATAACAAATGATGCCAGAGAAGATGAAATGGATGAAAATCTTGCTCAAGTGGGAAACATTCTTGGGAATTTGAAAAACATGGCTTTGGATATGGGTAATGAGATTGATGCCCAGAATAAACAAATAGACCGGATAAATGTAAAG GCCGATACAAACAGGGAACGCATTGAGCAAGCCAACATCAGAGCCAAGAAACTAATTGACAATTAA